Genomic segment of Dasypus novemcinctus isolate mDasNov1 chromosome 4, mDasNov1.1.hap2, whole genome shotgun sequence:
GCAAAATAACACACGAGTTTACTAATTGCTAGAGTTTAGCACATACCAgccacataataaatatttgtgaaataataCACTTTTAACATTATTTTCCCCAGCACAAGTTCCCCTTTTCCCTGAGTCTTAGACCATTTATGCAGTCCGATGTCATAAAGCAGttacaaacaataaaaagacaatggtATGAGGAGAGTTTAAATTAAAGATTCCTTTCTCTAAACATTTCCACCAAGTTCACAGGTTGACACCAGTGAAGGACAATGGTGATCCTTGCTGTGTGAACAGTTCTCTGGAAATAAGTTAGGCAATGCCTACAGACACAGACACCTGACACCCAGGAGGGGAAATCACTGAACAGGTTAACGACCAGTTAGAAGTTAGGTTTGTTTGTCTCCAAAACAATCACCTGTGTGATGGAAGTCaagctttttttctttgattcctcTCAAGTTGGTTGTATTTGTAGACAAACACTCTAAGGCTTCCGGAAGCTAAATTACCTATTGGAGATTTACCGCACACTATTTAAGATAATAAAGCTGAATGCTCTAATTAGTATCCTATGGACTTAAATGAGTTGGtgtgctttaaaaaattattggtgTATTCCTAAGAATTAATTGAATAATCAATTTGCTAAAGTTCTGCACGTAGACTAAATCAATGGAGAAATTTTAGTGTCCAAATGAATTTCGGAAATATCTCCCTAGATAAATAATTCTAATTATGAcattgtttcattgtttctatgtTTCCAAAATAAATAGCCAATCAATTATTTCAGTGCAATAATCTTTCCTTTGGGTGGGTGATAATTCAATTACGGCAGTAATTTCCCCAAATGGCTCAATCAGTTCTCCTGTTGAACCAATAACTTCATGTAGGAACTGCTTTTATGACTTGGTACTACATAGGATTATATAGAAATCATTTTtggaataatatatttaatatacaaaaGGTTGACTGCACAGAGAACAATGTCAATATAAGTAAAAATTTGAGATTTGTAACCAAAATACACAATATTTAGTAGAAGGTGTCTAATCATTCATAATTATGATTAAGAGGGAGACTGGAAATCCATGTAAATATATCTATCAGATAAGCTGTGAGATTTTAACTGCAAAACTAATTTGGAGACAGGACAGGATaaagacattttgaaataaatgacTACAAGACTAAAAATAGCTTTGAATATTAATAAGCCGTAGCATTTAAGGGATTCTGAATTTTTCACATGGGATTACTTTTACCAATTTGAAATATTCTATGTTCATTCATTAAGCTCCTCTGAGCTTTCCAGAATACATTATAAATTATACCCAGGTACCTGCCTTATTCATAAATCAAAACCTTATAATTGGCTTAAGTATTTCTGTTAAGCCAAATAAGGCAGTTTGTgattatgtaaaattttattaaagtttcATTGTATTAACACATGCAATCAACTTGATttcaaaatgtggtttataattCATATTCATTTTCTTCCCACCATGAAGAATAGGACATTTAGGTGTGATTTTTAGGATAACATCTCTTTAAAACTATATTATGCTAATTTTGTCATAAAACATTTCAgggaaagggtatttattttaatgcatttgataagattaaataataattttgtatatACTCTAGAGTTGCATTATCCAATATGGTAGTCACTAGTCACATTTGGctattgaacacttgaaatgtggctacgGGTGACTGAAAaactaaattttacttttaattaactttaaaaacttatAGTCATTTTATTTATTGGAAATAGTTTAAGCATTTTTGGACAACGTGGTCATATGACTCTACCTTTTATTTCTGAACATTATGAAATCTAAATATATCAGGTATTACTGATGAAATTTTAATGTCCAAATTGAGATGGATTATCAGTATTTAAAAAACATGCCAGATTTCAGACTTTGTGTGATAAAATAtctcattataatttttatattgattacctTTATGGCTCGCGTTCTGTTTCTCTTGGATAGCGCTGATCCTAGAGCTATATGAAAGTTGCTGTTTTTCAGTCATATTCTAAAAGTTCTACTTTAATGTCATTCTTTTAATCAAATCATTCTTATCATTATGAAAAAGTAAATCAGATTTAGTATTTACCCACCAAGAAGTGTTCAAATTGCCCCTCTGTGCCTTTTCCTCCCTCTGACTTGCAAAGCCCTTGCCAGCACTGCCAGCAGAAAGCAAAATCATAGTGAATATGCAGAAATAGTGTATGAGCGCACTGATGAGTGTGCAAACTGCCCACACCCTATAAATCCTATCGTATCTTCCCCTAAAATTGATCCCAGATGGTTGTGCTCCTAATTCTAAATGTAACCTTCAACTTCCTTCCAAGTTCTGCGGTCTTTATGGCTTTCCGTATAAAAAGCAATGACTTTGCTCAGCACTGTGCTTGGTCATGTGTTAATACTAGATTCTGTCCAGGCCTGAGAACTTTCATCCTTCAGGGTAGAAAGCTTCCTCTGAGGGAAGGGTTTGAATCCCAGCAGTCTAAACACTGCCACCCGgtacttcttggacatgatgTTGTACAGGATGGGGTTGATGGCAGCACTGAGGTAGAAGAGGACAAACGACACCAGGTTGCAGTATTGGCTGATCTGGGCAATCTCCAGGGAGCCAGGCTCAAAGGACTTGGAAAATAAGTATCGCCCTACATGGTAGGGTAGCCAGCAGAGGATGAAAGCAAATACCACTACAGCTAAAAGGACAAGGGGAAAGAGAATGTCAGTTCAAGCAATGGTATAGCAAATCACATTCTACTTTTAAGACATAGTTTTGTTTTGATTATGTATAGTATGATCATTGACTTCAAAGAAATGCAATTTTCTGCGCCTCCCCATTCCTGCATTTTAACCCAGAGTGAGTCTGTCTGGACCAACACTTCAACCATTTTTACTGAGCTGGTCAGTCATTTCTATTTAACACCTATTTGAGTGACCTCATGACCAAGTTAATACAAGCTAATAAATTGACCAGCTCAACTAATCAGACAATTTATTCACAATGGCCcacctttttatatattttagaaacaACCAAACATACAGGAGGTAAAGGGGGCATTTTCATCATAAGGTTTATATCAGTTTGCtagggtaatttttaaaaatgcagatttcctGGATGCACTATTGACTCattaaattaaaatctttatAAAGGAAACCTGGgaaccttttttctttcttttcaaagttTCACAGAGGCCTGAATGTACAGCCAGGATGGAGAACCCCTGAGAGGGATGATTCTAGACATCATTGAGGTATAGAAGGCCATAAAACGAACAGACGTTAATTATCACTCACTCAAGTCTTCATTTCCTCCACTTAACACTATTTTTTCAAGACCTCTAAATTTctagattaaattttaaaaattcagaaatcagcagaaatatatcagaaaataatattttaggcAGACCACTTTTTAGTGATCCCCTTCAAATTGTCAAGGCAAAAGAAAATTAACGTTGATATTGAGACACCAATGAGGATAATTAACAGTGTGAAAATAAAACTGGAGGAAATTATTACACACTCTCAAAACTAAGTTGCAAAGTAGCAACTTGACTACTTCAGCAGCAACATGAATCTCATAGGTGAGTGCCCACCGTCCTCTGAGCCTCGCAGGTTTACAATCCATGAGTCAAGTCACGGAATCACTGGTGTAGAAGAGGAAAACCTTTGACATTCTTTGAATAAACTATCATTTTAGAATGCAGGATTCCAGGAATTGTAAAATTACAGCTATGAAATAATCCTGGAATGACTTCTAAGGAGCATTAAATGTGCAAATAAGTATAAAACGTTTACTGTAATGTCCAAATAATAAAAAGACCAATTCTGGTTTTGAAAAAGCAAGTAGACAGGATTTTGCTTGGATATGGgcacattttgtatttttcacttcTACTAAACACATAACTTAAAGAAGTTGGATTCATGCAATAAATATTCAGGTCACCCCAATAATGACACTGCAGTGGATGTTCTCTTAAGGACATTTGAAGAGGGGGCAGCAGGTACTATTGGCTTCTAcaaagtctctttttcttgtATTGGGGAGCTGCCTATCCTAGCTTATCCTAGGCTGTCTTACCTGGAGAGACAGGTATAAATAGCGCAGGGTAAATGGAATTGATACAGTTATCTGGGAAAAATGCAAGGCAGAAGACAACGGCaatattgaaagaaatatgagccatctctGACCGAATTACACAAATTGATTGTCTTAGGTTAAATTTATGGCCAAATACTTTCTAGATCCCCTGTCTGCTTTTCTTAATGTAACTTAGATATCCACAAATTCTATTTGAGGCAGAAAGCTTAATCTGCCCTTAAATATTTAAGGACCACAATAGACTTTGATGAAATATCTCGGTTTTGGGGAAAAAAGCTTCTGGGCTGATAAAAAACTCATTTTAGGGGAAAATAAAGGTGGGAAATTTTTccatggaagagagaaaggagagacagggggaaagagacagagatagagacaAGACACCGAGAAGGAGGGGGCACAGAGGAACAGGAGAGGGACAAAACAGTgagaaaagcacacacacacacaccagtcaAAAAGGAGTGTAAAAGGGAGACAAAAACTGATGAGAAAAACTGAACACAAAGTCAAGACGgtgagagagacacagagatacAGAAATACGAAGAGACAGAGTGCAAGAGAGACTGGAAAGAGACCGTGGGGGAGAGAgatggaaggaggaagggagggagggagtggggagcaagggagagagagaggcaaaaGGGAAGACACTtgagagagaaagacacacacacacagacaaagtaagagaccaaaaaaagagaaaactcaagAGAGAAACGAAGAGAGAGCGCAGATGAGAGACCCtaagagacagaggaagagagaggcaagagagacaggcagaggcTCAGGGAGAAGGGGCCGGGAaagaaaggggtgggggtggggagaggaccGAGGGCGCGCTGAGACCCACCCAGCATTTTCACGGTTTGTTTGTGGTTCTGGTCCTTGAACGAGGCGCCCACGGCCGCGTCGCCGCGCCTCCTCCGCCACAGCTTCCTGCCGATGAGGCTGTAGAGCACAGTGAGGCAGAAGACAGGCAGGAAGAAGAAGACGCTGGACACCCACACCATGACCGTGAGCAGCCCCGAGCGCACGGCGAACTCGGTGGCGCGGCACTCGCTGGTGTCCCGCGGGTCGGTGCCGTTCTCGTGCTCCACCCCGACCAGCACGAAGATGGGCCCCGCGCTGCAGAAAGCCACAGCCCAGATGACCAGAATGACCAGCTTCACCCGGCCCTTGGTGACCACCACCTTGGCCCGCAGCGGGAAGCAGACGGCGAAGTAGCGCTCGACGCTGAGCGCGGTGATGGTGAGCACGGTGGCGTAGGTGCAGCTCTCGCTGACAAACTGGAAGAGTTTGCAGAGCAGGTCGCCGAAGTTCCAGGGCCGGTACTGCCAGAGGCGGACGAGGTCTAGCGGCATGCAGAGGAAGATGAGCAGGTCGGAGAAGGCCATGCTGGACAGGTAGAGGTTGGTGGTGGTGCGCAGCTCGCGGAAGCGCGACACCACCAGCACGGTGAGCAGGTTGCCCGCGATTCCCACCACGAAGAGCGCCACGCAGGTGGCCGTGACGCCGGCCAGCAGCGGTGCAGGGAAGAGCTGCAGCAGATCGTCGGCCAGAGAGCCATTGTCCGGGGCCGCGTCCCAGGCCAGGTCCGCCAACGTGAGGTTGAGTCCCGGCTCCTGGTTCGGCGTCGCGTTCCACATGCGGTCGCCTCGGCTTACCCCGCGCGGGCTGTAGTACGCGACCGTGCTGGGAGACCGGACCAGGTTCGAACCGTAGGAGATCCCCTCAGGCGCAGGAGAGGGAAGACGCCTGGAGAGGAacgagagggaagggagaggcaaAAACCTAGGAGGAGGTGAGACTGAGAATAACAATGAGGCGGCAGAGAGAAAGAGCGGGAGGGAGGGAGTGATGGACAGGACTGGTtgtgaaagggacagagaaagtgACCCGCGGCCACCCCCTCCCTCTCTGGCACCTCCCTTCACCCCGGTCCTCTCCCTAAAGTGCCGTTCCCCCAACGCAGCTTCCGGCCGGCCCCCACACACGTACCTGTCACGGCAGTAGCCTCCCCAGCTCGACCTCCCTTTTGCGTTTTCTCTCCATCACCATCTCGCTCTTCTCAAAGTGCCGCCGGGGCTCCGGGACCTCAGAAACCAAGCGCTGGGAAGCGGGGAGCGCGATGACTTCTCTCCCGAGTCTTGAGCGCTGCCGGCTTAGTGTAGCCGGGAAGGACAGGTCACACCCGGGGTGGGATGGGGTACGCTGGTGGCGGCGGGGAGAACGGCGTCAGTAGGGATCTGCGCTCTTCCGCCACCTGAGGCAGAGTTGGCCATGGACCTAGAGGGGAGGAGCAAGCGTGCCAAACTTGGCTTGGGGAAAAGGGGGTAGGAagttaaaaaaaggaacaatgtTTGTGTTCCGAATGGAGAGGAGATCGTCGTGCACCTGGGAAGAGCCCCACGCGGTCCTAGAACCTATCTTCGTGTTAGCggagagaaactgaggcctagacACGTGCCGCCAACTGTGCTAGGTTAAACAGCGAGTTGGGGGCGCAGAGACCAGACTGTATCTCCCATCTGGTTTGCCTCTTCTGAGCGCGCTAGGCAAGAGTCTGATTTATGGATGAACCCTGCTCTGAATCCGAGTTCTTTGTACACTCCCCAAAATTGGTGGTCGTGGGGGATATGCTGACTGGGAAACTGCTTTGGCGTAATATAATCTCAGgaccgtgggggggggggggggcagggtgtGGGAGGAGCAAAAGGAAAGACACCTGTCTGGAAGGAGGGATGGACAGGGTAAGGGGAAGAGCAGAGCCTGTGAAGCTGGCACTTCGGGGGTGCGCGGTAAACACGTTTTGTGGAATAATTGAGAGAGATCAGCTAATTAATAGCTGTGTTACTGTGGCCAAAGCCTTAGATCTCCCGCTTCAGTTCCTTTGTGGTTTGAACTGAGAAACTGATGTGAGGACTGGAGGTGGATTTCATGTTTCGGGGACAgggtaggtgctcagtaaataaatACAGGCTGCATTACTCTTACTGCGATTGCTGTTGAGGGGGCAGGAGCGGCTCCCGGTGAGAATGGGTCGCCAGCCGCCCCTGTCCTCGCTGGGAGTCTCGGCGAACTCAACGCCCTCCCCCACAACCTTGAGGCGCTCCATTCCTCGCGCGGTCCCGGGAGCTGGTTCAGCACCCCGGCCAGCGCCCGGACCCTCCAGGCCCTTCAGCGCCACAGGGCTTTGTGAGCCGGTTGAGCGCCACAGGGCTTTGTGAGCCGCGCCCGCAGTCGGGTCCCGGGCATCTTTTCCACTCGCTGCTCCATCGTCTCTCTTCTACTTCCCGAGAGAGCAGGGGAGACTCCCCGGAAGCACAGACTGCGCATTTAGCAGTCGCCTTCCCCTCACATGTCGGCTCTTACTCGCCAAGGTCCTACAGGAGAATCCATTCACAGCGTGTGCAGGAAGGTTTTAACCCTCTAGTGTATTCGTACACGCTTTGACAGGTTTACACCATCTCTGCCACCTAAATTGTCAATGCTTGAAAGTCCACAAAGACTTAAAGCAGGATGTAAGAACATGTGCATAAAAGATTCCACACCTAGTGAAAGATGACTTGCCTGAGGTTTGAAAAAGACAAGTTAGACATGCTACATATTGGCTTGGTTGTAGCTGGTGTGTTACAGACGTTGGGCCAAATtgacttaaaacattttttatttgtaagtattttttagAATATTACAACTAAGTCAAATCACCAGTTACTTACAAGTTGTTTttatataacagtaaaaaaaattttttttgatgtactTTAACATTCTCTACCCTATATTAAAAGTAGGTTGGGGAAAGCGTACTTGGCCCAACGAATAGGGgaatagggcatctgtctaccacatgggtggtctgcagttcagaccccaggcctccttgacccgtgtggaactggctcaCACAtggtgctgatgcaggcaaggagtgccctgccacgcaggggtgtcctcctgTGTCCAcatgcaaggattgcgccccataaggagagccacccagcggaaaagaaatttcagcctgcctaggaatggcaccccacacacggagacgcaacaaaaagaaacacagattcctatgcagctaacaacagcagaagcagacaaaaagaagaacatgcagcaaatggacacagagaacagacaactggggcagggggaggggagagaaataaataaaatcaatctttaaaaaaaaaaagtaggttggggagtggatgtggctcaagcagttgagtgcctgcttcccacatggaaggtccctggttttgttcctagtgcttcctaaagaaaatagacaatgaatgcaaaacaacaagcaacGAGAGGAGGGAGACAACTCCATGTGTTGTATGTGTGAGATTTTTTCAAAAAGTAGGTTTATGTGTGTGGATAGGTCTTTAGTGGGGAGAAGACAGGGCTGAATCAAAAGATAAGACTGAATCTTAAACAATAGAAAGCTATTGTCTAAGAATAAGAATCAGAAAAAGATTGTGGGGTACATTTCTAGTCTACATAGTGATAAAGCaatggctgaaagtgaaaacATTTAGATCTATTATGATAAAAATTTGACAGGTTGACTAAAATAGTTATTTAAATCCACTCAACCATTTTCTAATATATAGACAAATCTGTATTGTGTGATCATGAAGAAACAGAGAGGACTATTGAAATTGATCCATTCACTCATAACACACAATAACActatttagaatatatatactatttatagtaataatactatatatataaCTGTCTTTAAGCACATAGTATGTTCTAAGTACTGGGGGATACCAACATAAATAAGAcacatacaagtcctttatttataagcttacaatcgaggaagaaaaatattgttaaataatTCCAATATCGTATGGTAAGTGCATTTAAAGACGCATGCACAACGAACTCTACTGGAATATAGAGAAAAGAACAATGAATGACATAGAGGCTTTAGGGAAATCTTCTCAGAGGACATGGCACCTGTGCTGGTTCTTGAAAGATGAGTTCTTTCAGATGAGGCAAAACATGCACAACAGTCCAAACAAGGGGCAGAAAATGTCATTGGGGCATATCCTGTACTAGGAATGGTGTGGGGAGTATTATTATGACACATTATAGATTTATATAGTCAATACATACCAATCTATTatggttattttttctttttgatactcAAATTGTCTTGTCTTTGGTAAATGGAATCCTGGTTCCAGAGTCCCTTTGGCATGACTTGCTTAGATTTTGAGAACTTTCCTTCTCTGTGGCCCAATAAGATACCCTGGGCTTGCCTTGTATGTTCTGCACTCTAGACTTGGaaatagtcatttctccaagaaTCCTTGGTACCTTGTAGTGGAAAACAGCATTAAGATACCTAAATTTGTACAGTAGGGTGGTTATTTGCCCTTGGGACATGATTGAAATGAGTCTCCACTGGAGTAGTAGCCTCAGTACTTGAATAGACAGATTGGTTCTCAATACCTAAGCAACCCTCACTTCAAATAGGACAGGAGCTTATCTGGCTCTGGGAAGTGTGAAGGGCAGGTGGAGGAGGGATGGGGAAGCTAACCCCTTTTTCTGTCCCCTCAGAAATCCTGATAGTGTCTGGATAAGCAACACCGTAGGAAAGGCCAGCATGGAAGTGGCAACAAGAGGCAACTTAAAACAATGCTGAATCTGCTACTGTAGAACACGATCTGTCTCGTCACAGACTGCTATCATGGCAGCTTGGCCAGTACACAATGACACCAACCTGCCTTGAGCAATCAATCGGTCAAATCTCTAGGCAACTCCACGGATGCATGTTTAGCTGCAAATTCATCCCAGTATCCCCTGCTTCAACACCACTATATCATGTGTGGAAGGGACTCTCACATAGGAACCAGGGTCACTGACTAATATTGACACCTTGGATGAGCTAATGCTCGCAATTACTCATTCACAGTCAATTTGCGAGAAACTCAAACTAAACAGACTTATAGCAGGACTAGGGCCCATTATAATAATAAGTCTTTTGTGTATGCACCCTGCCACAAT
This window contains:
- the GHSR gene encoding growth hormone secretagogue receptor type 1, whose translation is MWNATPNQEPGLNLTLADLAWDAAPDNGSLADDLLQLFPAPLLAGVTATCVALFVVGIAGNLLTVLVVSRFRELRTTTNLYLSSMAFSDLLIFLCMPLDLVRLWQYRPWNFGDLLCKLFQFVSESCTYATVLTITALSVERYFAVCFPLRAKVVVTKGRVKLVILVIWAVAFCSAGPIFVLVGVEHENGTDPRDTSECRATEFAVRSGLLTVMVWVSSVFFFLPVFCLTVLYSLIGRKLWRRRRGDAAVGASFKDQNHKQTVKMLAVVVFAFILCWLPYHVGRYLFSKSFEPGSLEIAQISQYCNLVSFVLFYLSAAINPILYNIMSKKYRVAVFRLLGFKPFPQRKLSTLKDESSQAWTESSINT